The Candidatus Binatia bacterium DNA segment CCGGGTGCGGCCGCTGCTGCACCGGCACGAGCGGCTACGTGTGGGTGAACACGGGCGAGATCCGCAGTCTCGCGTCCGCCCTCGGTCTCGCGGTCGACGAATTCGGACGCCGCTATGTTCGTTCGGTCGCCGGCCGCTATGCGCTCGTCGATCGTCGCGGCGGCGACTGCATCTTCCTCGACGGCAAATCCTGCTCGGTCTACGAGCACCG contains these protein-coding regions:
- a CDS encoding YkgJ family cysteine cluster protein, producing the protein GCGRCCTGTSGYVWVNTGEIRSLASALGLAVDEFGRRYVRSVAGRYALVDRRGGDCIFLDGKSCSVYEHRPAQCRAYPWWPANLRSPASWEKAATLCEGISALAPVVVAELIDDGLRQARGAGLAEGSEDGSDGE